The following proteins are co-located in the Doryrhamphus excisus isolate RoL2022-K1 chromosome 3, RoL_Dexc_1.0, whole genome shotgun sequence genome:
- the mrpl27 gene encoding 39S ribosomal protein L27, mitochondrial has protein sequence MAALTYFAPKCKPGLLDLGQPFLVASLRFASKKAGGSTKNLGGKSPGKRYGLKKNEGNFVHAGNILATQRIMRYHPGAHVGMGTNKTLYALEDGHVRFTKEVYVPPPRSEEASKVITNLASGAILYKTFINVFPVKQEPKFKLVGLF, from the exons ATGGCGGCGCTCACGTACTTCGCTCCCAAGTGCAAACCTG ggCTGTTGGACCTAGGCCAGCCCTTTCTTGTGGCTTCTCTGAGGTTTGCATCAAAGAAGGCTGGTGGATCCACCAAGAACCTCGGAGGAAAGAGCCCTGGCAAGAGATATGGACTCAAGAAAAATGAAG GAAACTTTGTCCATGCTGGCAACATCCTGGCAACACAGAGGATAATGCGGTATCACCCAGGAGCACAT GTCGGTATGGGAACAAATAAGACTCTTTACGCTCTTGAGGACGGCCATGTCCGCTTCACCAAGGAGGTCTACGTCCCACCACCTCGCAGTGAGGAGGCAAGCAAGGTCATCACCAACCTCGCCTCAGGAGCAATACTTTATAAAACTTTTATCAATGTTTTTCCAGTAAAGCAGGAGCCCAAGTTTAAGTTGGTTGGgcttttctaa
- the LOC131125109 gene encoding uncharacterized protein LOC131125109 isoform X2 produces the protein MRPGCLNSQEKMYSPPLSTCRLLSTGAAEPPTDIQIQTLIAEKLAYFRNCNDGIHGSATIQKECRPIRTEVASTNAHHREDRPMVEMTKHPVSMVKDSFLLNENKPVSSKPECQVASTKPVKVTNTQMIKDPQYDDISDDDDGEISKVCCEKPQYEDISDDESPTSEIPLPPKTIMSILNSAPQRHDTTKVHMITSGEIEDERQINQSVLPSKHQHQDQEGNTFCVIPLHLLSLKYEPPKDFVVLDKGATKETRPSKLLASPSASRLEVYDSSEIYQQVNAMEFADHFEVLEDDIDEKKDAFQKKGLLYVDLDSCETEDSCDYSSSSECNYLTVSKHLLERSASLCSAEDNSHIGQHFPHKRRPMKANEMQSCADPKNVTHKAKKLTHDLVPNTVHILDSSEDENDVQLIETTDSRYVQINTRRSMTQNLDCDEKEHGHVTNGEKRFRSGSLDITDAFFVPHKKHPY, from the exons ATGCGACCTGGATGTTTGAACAGTCAAGAAAAG ATGTATTCTCCACCATTATCAACATGCCGACTTTTGTCAACTGGAGCAGCAGAGCCACCGACGGATATCCAAATACAAACCCTGATTGCAGAAAAGCTTGCATACTTTAGGAACTGCAACGACGGTATTCATGGATCTGCAACCATTCAAAAAG AATGTCGCCCAATTAGGACGGAAGTCGCTTCTACTAACGCACATCATCGAGAAGACCGTCCAATGGTGGAAATGACAAAGCATCCTGTTTCCATGGTGAAGGATAGCTTCCTACTAAATGAAAATAAGCCTGTGAGCAGCAAACCAGAATGTCAAGTTGCTTCTACCAAACCAGTCAAAGTCACAAATACTCAAATGATAAAGGATCCACAATATGACGACAtttcagatgatgatgatggagaaaTATCGAAAGTATGTTGCGAAAAGCCACAGTATGAAGACATAAGTGATGATGAAAGTCCTACATCTGAGATCCCATTACCACCTAAAACCATCATGTCAATATTAAACAGTGCCCCCCAAAGGCATGATACGACCAAAGTACACATGATTACTTCAGGTGAGATTGAGGATGAAAGACAAATCAATCAGTCTGTTTTGCcaagtaaacatcaacatcaggaCCAGGAAGGTAATACCTTTTGTGTTATTCCTCTACACCTTTTGTCGCTGAAATATGAACCCCCAAAAGACTTTGTCGTTCTTGACAAAGGTGCAACAAAAGAGACTCGACCCTCAAAACTATTAGCATCCCCCTCTGCTTCCCGTTTAGAGGTCTATGATTCATCTGAAATATATCAACAGGTGAACGCAATGGAATTTGCTGATCATTTCGAAGTACTTGAGGACGACATAGATGAGAAGAAAGATGCATTTCAAAAGAAGGGACTGCTGTATGTCGACCTTGACAGTTGTGAAACCGAAGACAGTTGCGATTACTCCTCTTCATCGGAATGCAACTATTTGACTGTTTCAAAGCATTTGTTGGAAAGGTCAGCGTCACTGTGTTCGGCGGAGGACAATTCTCATATTGGACAACATTTTCCGCACAAACGCAGACCAATGAAAGCGAACGAAATGCAATCATGTGCGGACCCTAAGAATGTTACACACAAAGCCAAGAAACTAACTCATGACTTAGTTCCAAACACGGTACATATACTTGATTCATCAGAGGATGAAAATGATGTGCAACTGATTGAGACCACAGACTCTCGCTATGTGCAAATCAACACCAGGAGATCAATGACACAAAATCTGGACTGTGATGAAAAAGAACATGGTCACGTAACAAACGGGGAAAAAAGATTCCGATCTGGATCACTGGATATCACTGATGCCTTTTTTGTTCCACATAAAAAGCATCCATATTGA
- the LOC131125109 gene encoding uncharacterized protein LOC131125109 isoform X1, with amino-acid sequence MRAHKLDYAHSAVCGQQMYSPPLSTCRLLSTGAAEPPTDIQIQTLIAEKLAYFRNCNDGIHGSATIQKECRPIRTEVASTNAHHREDRPMVEMTKHPVSMVKDSFLLNENKPVSSKPECQVASTKPVKVTNTQMIKDPQYDDISDDDDGEISKVCCEKPQYEDISDDESPTSEIPLPPKTIMSILNSAPQRHDTTKVHMITSGEIEDERQINQSVLPSKHQHQDQEGNTFCVIPLHLLSLKYEPPKDFVVLDKGATKETRPSKLLASPSASRLEVYDSSEIYQQVNAMEFADHFEVLEDDIDEKKDAFQKKGLLYVDLDSCETEDSCDYSSSSECNYLTVSKHLLERSASLCSAEDNSHIGQHFPHKRRPMKANEMQSCADPKNVTHKAKKLTHDLVPNTVHILDSSEDENDVQLIETTDSRYVQINTRRSMTQNLDCDEKEHGHVTNGEKRFRSGSLDITDAFFVPHKKHPY; translated from the exons ATGAGAGCACACAAGCTAGACTATGCTCATTCAGCTGTTTGTGGACAACAGATGTATTCTCCACCATTATCAACATGCCGACTTTTGTCAACTGGAGCAGCAGAGCCACCGACGGATATCCAAATACAAACCCTGATTGCAGAAAAGCTTGCATACTTTAGGAACTGCAACGACGGTATTCATGGATCTGCAACCATTCAAAAAG AATGTCGCCCAATTAGGACGGAAGTCGCTTCTACTAACGCACATCATCGAGAAGACCGTCCAATGGTGGAAATGACAAAGCATCCTGTTTCCATGGTGAAGGATAGCTTCCTACTAAATGAAAATAAGCCTGTGAGCAGCAAACCAGAATGTCAAGTTGCTTCTACCAAACCAGTCAAAGTCACAAATACTCAAATGATAAAGGATCCACAATATGACGACAtttcagatgatgatgatggagaaaTATCGAAAGTATGTTGCGAAAAGCCACAGTATGAAGACATAAGTGATGATGAAAGTCCTACATCTGAGATCCCATTACCACCTAAAACCATCATGTCAATATTAAACAGTGCCCCCCAAAGGCATGATACGACCAAAGTACACATGATTACTTCAGGTGAGATTGAGGATGAAAGACAAATCAATCAGTCTGTTTTGCcaagtaaacatcaacatcaggaCCAGGAAGGTAATACCTTTTGTGTTATTCCTCTACACCTTTTGTCGCTGAAATATGAACCCCCAAAAGACTTTGTCGTTCTTGACAAAGGTGCAACAAAAGAGACTCGACCCTCAAAACTATTAGCATCCCCCTCTGCTTCCCGTTTAGAGGTCTATGATTCATCTGAAATATATCAACAGGTGAACGCAATGGAATTTGCTGATCATTTCGAAGTACTTGAGGACGACATAGATGAGAAGAAAGATGCATTTCAAAAGAAGGGACTGCTGTATGTCGACCTTGACAGTTGTGAAACCGAAGACAGTTGCGATTACTCCTCTTCATCGGAATGCAACTATTTGACTGTTTCAAAGCATTTGTTGGAAAGGTCAGCGTCACTGTGTTCGGCGGAGGACAATTCTCATATTGGACAACATTTTCCGCACAAACGCAGACCAATGAAAGCGAACGAAATGCAATCATGTGCGGACCCTAAGAATGTTACACACAAAGCCAAGAAACTAACTCATGACTTAGTTCCAAACACGGTACATATACTTGATTCATCAGAGGATGAAAATGATGTGCAACTGATTGAGACCACAGACTCTCGCTATGTGCAAATCAACACCAGGAGATCAATGACACAAAATCTGGACTGTGATGAAAAAGAACATGGTCACGTAACAAACGGGGAAAAAAGATTCCGATCTGGATCACTGGATATCACTGATGCCTTTTTTGTTCCACATAAAAAGCATCCATATTGA